A stretch of Nonomuraea africana DNA encodes these proteins:
- a CDS encoding Tn3 family transposase: protein MTPARDLTRVTLVRDDTPTETTKRYPHAGPLLGARWNEDLVAGCWPDLLRMAGSLKYGQATASLIVGKWSAASRQNTLAAALKEWACYAGPSTWPNTCRTQPSEGRSPGHSGGRRETVSVARSAASSLVMAMLDRRHA from the coding sequence ATGACGCCGGCTCGCGACCTGACCCGGGTCACGCTGGTGCGCGATGACACCCCGACCGAGACCACCAAGCGCTACCCACACGCCGGGCCGCTGCTGGGCGCTCGGTGGAATGAGGATCTGGTGGCCGGCTGCTGGCCGGACCTGCTGCGCATGGCCGGGTCCCTCAAGTACGGCCAGGCCACCGCCTCCCTCATCGTCGGCAAGTGGTCGGCCGCCTCCCGGCAGAACACCCTGGCCGCCGCCCTGAAGGAGTGGGCATGCTACGCAGGACCGTCCACCTGGCCAAATACCTGTCGGACCCAGCCTTCAGAAGGAAGATCTCCCGGCCATTCAGGGGGACGGCGAGAGACTGTTTCGGTGGCTCGATCTGCCGCATCTTCCCTGGTGATGGCGATGCTAGACCGTCGGCATGCTTGA
- a CDS encoding MFS transporter has translation MQPLRKNLRFQMFWVGSAASELGSTLSWMAFPLVVLAMTASPIQAGLVGAVAMAAETIFGLPAGALVDRWDRRRILLGADLVRVATMASLGLALLADSLTMPHLLAVAVVNGLAGSLFWPAHGASVRALVPSEQLPTAYAQEQARQRAAGLAGPALGGLLFSLGRAIPFLVDAVTYLVSFVCVVFARVPRRPETPAVRQSMREGIGEAFRWLWGQHLLRAAGGLAIAVNLLVTAIKLPIIVMVGTPVDVGLVMAALGAGGLAGSLISARLMRVLPIGRLLLVGTWFVAAALPLVVLPLGSYWAPAVLFLAMLAAPALNVALGVEIARATPDHLQGRIHGVLMLAFSGATPLAPLLGGLLTQYAGAVPAILGLSACLALCCVAATFSPTLRTAAPRLSQAS, from the coding sequence ATGCAACCGTTGAGGAAGAACCTGCGATTCCAAATGTTCTGGGTGGGCTCGGCCGCTTCGGAGCTTGGCTCGACTCTCTCCTGGATGGCCTTTCCCCTGGTCGTGCTGGCCATGACCGCCTCGCCCATCCAGGCGGGCCTGGTCGGCGCGGTCGCCATGGCCGCCGAGACCATCTTCGGCCTGCCCGCCGGGGCACTCGTGGACCGATGGGACCGCAGGCGCATCCTCCTGGGTGCCGACCTGGTCCGGGTCGCCACCATGGCGAGCCTGGGCCTCGCTCTGCTGGCCGACTCGCTGACCATGCCCCACCTGCTGGCGGTCGCCGTGGTCAACGGCTTGGCAGGCTCCCTCTTCTGGCCTGCGCATGGCGCCTCGGTCCGCGCGCTGGTGCCGAGCGAACAGCTGCCCACCGCCTACGCCCAGGAACAGGCCCGCCAGCGCGCCGCTGGTCTGGCCGGTCCGGCGCTGGGTGGCCTGCTGTTCTCCCTCGGCCGCGCGATCCCCTTCCTCGTGGACGCCGTGACCTATCTGGTGTCGTTCGTCTGTGTCGTGTTCGCGCGGGTACCCAGACGTCCCGAGACGCCTGCCGTACGGCAGAGCATGCGTGAGGGCATCGGCGAGGCGTTCCGCTGGTTGTGGGGCCAGCACCTGCTCAGGGCGGCCGGCGGTCTGGCAATCGCGGTCAACCTGCTGGTCACTGCCATCAAGCTGCCGATCATCGTGATGGTCGGCACCCCGGTCGACGTGGGCCTGGTGATGGCGGCCCTGGGCGCGGGCGGTCTGGCGGGGTCGTTGATCTCGGCCCGCCTCATGCGAGTCCTGCCTATCGGACGGCTCCTCCTCGTGGGCACCTGGTTCGTGGCAGCCGCTCTGCCGCTTGTGGTGCTTCCCCTGGGCTCGTACTGGGCTCCCGCGGTCCTGTTCCTCGCCATGCTGGCCGCGCCCGCGCTGAACGTCGCGCTGGGGGTCGAGATCGCCCGCGCCACTCCCGATCACCTGCAAGGCCGCATTCACGGGGTGCTCATGCTCGCCTTCTCCGGCGCCACCCCGCTCGCCCCGCTGCTCGGCGGCCTGCTCACCCAGTACGCGGGAGCCGTACCGGCCATCCTTGGGTTGTCGGCTTGCCTGGCACTGTGTTGTGTTGCGGCCACGTTCTCGCCCACGTTGCGCACGGCAGCTCCCCGCCTGTCCCAGGCATCGTGA
- a CDS encoding helix-turn-helix domain-containing protein has protein sequence MEETRRHHLGPGEVGTLKALSHPTRVRLLLAVSEIGPATVGMLAERVGEAVGGVSYHLQQLAKHGLVAEVPELARDKRERWWRFAHVSGLSMAASEFADDPVGQLTQRAALLAWTDATAERMRRAVETMHTLPQEWWNATQPGMRGPLRLTAEELGLLRDELNAVIDRWRQHSKSAADQEGRLRVHLPIHPLVSPEHPHGDESP, from the coding sequence GTGGAAGAGACTCGGCGACACCACCTCGGACCTGGGGAAGTGGGCACGCTCAAGGCGCTGTCCCACCCGACGCGCGTCCGGCTGCTCCTCGCGGTCTCGGAGATCGGGCCCGCTACCGTGGGCATGCTGGCCGAGCGGGTGGGCGAGGCGGTGGGCGGGGTCAGCTACCACCTGCAGCAGCTCGCCAAGCACGGGCTGGTGGCCGAGGTGCCGGAGCTGGCGCGCGACAAGCGCGAGCGGTGGTGGCGTTTCGCGCACGTCAGCGGCCTGTCGATGGCGGCCTCGGAGTTCGCCGACGACCCGGTGGGGCAACTCACCCAGCGGGCCGCCCTGCTCGCGTGGACCGACGCCACCGCCGAACGGATGCGGCGAGCGGTGGAGACCATGCACACCCTGCCGCAGGAGTGGTGGAACGCAACGCAGCCCGGCATGCGCGGCCCGCTGCGGCTGACCGCGGAAGAGCTCGGCCTGCTTCGCGACGAGTTGAACGCGGTGATCGACCGCTGGCGCCAGCACAGCAAGTCCGCCGCCGACCAGGAGGGCCGGTTGCGGGTCCACCTCCCCATCCACCCGCTGGTCTCACCCGAGCATCCACACGGGGACGAGAGCCCCTAG
- a CDS encoding calcium-binding protein — protein sequence MHGDIFSPSGHASGGGNDRLFGGDGNDLMNGEDDLLLGGPGSEILIGDSNAAQNASGNGGNDLLDLGTDGGFAAIGDHNINDPAGGRATGSGRDRIIGGSADDFLVGDSAVVDATVTSASHDVISGRGGNDALFGDNTDFDVTASVGTAGGNDLLDGGDGIDTLRAGPRNDFLDGGPGTPDDCDGEAGIDAATRCEIVSNVP from the coding sequence GTGCACGGCGACATCTTCAGCCCGAGCGGACATGCTTCCGGTGGCGGAAATGACCGCCTGTTCGGCGGCGACGGCAATGACCTCATGAACGGCGAGGACGATCTACTCCTGGGTGGGCCCGGCAGCGAAATCCTCATCGGTGACAGTAACGCTGCCCAGAACGCGAGCGGAAACGGCGGGAATGACCTCCTGGACTTGGGCACTGACGGCGGATTCGCGGCGATCGGGGACCACAACATCAATGACCCCGCAGGCGGGAGGGCCACCGGCTCGGGCAGGGACCGGATCATCGGCGGCAGCGCGGACGACTTTCTCGTCGGCGATAGCGCCGTGGTGGATGCCACCGTCACCAGCGCCAGCCACGATGTGATCTCCGGCCGTGGGGGCAACGATGCACTGTTCGGCGACAACACCGACTTCGATGTCACCGCGAGCGTCGGCACGGCAGGCGGCAACGACCTCCTCGACGGCGGCGACGGCATCGACACGCTCAGGGCGGGCCCCCGCAACGACTTCCTCGACGGCGGCCCCGGTACCCCAGACGACTGCGATGGGGAGGCAGGGATCGACGCCGCAACCCGCTGCGAGATCGTCTCGAACGTGCCGTAG
- a CDS encoding SigE family RNA polymerase sigma factor: MSLDEEYTAYVSGRLSWLRKIAYPLCQDWHRADDLVQTAITRLYVKWRQARAADDLDAYVRVMLIRVFLAEQRGGWFSRVRLASAISHQPFETGDRDMAMDVNRALAAVPPRQRATLVLRFHCDLSVEQTAHALGCSTGTVKSQTARGLATLRSMLGAPESRLARTEDH, encoded by the coding sequence ATGAGCCTTGACGAGGAGTACACCGCCTACGTGAGTGGCCGGCTGTCCTGGTTGCGGAAGATCGCTTACCCGCTGTGCCAGGACTGGCACCGCGCCGATGACCTGGTGCAGACGGCGATAACGCGGCTCTACGTCAAATGGCGCCAGGCGCGAGCCGCCGATGACCTCGACGCCTACGTACGGGTGATGCTGATCCGGGTCTTCCTCGCCGAACAGCGAGGGGGCTGGTTTTCCCGGGTACGGCTGGCGTCCGCGATATCCCACCAGCCGTTCGAAACCGGCGACCGGGACATGGCCATGGACGTCAACCGAGCCCTCGCCGCCGTCCCTCCGCGCCAACGCGCCACCCTCGTACTCCGCTTTCACTGCGACCTGAGCGTGGAACAGACCGCCCACGCGCTCGGCTGCTCCACCGGAACCGTCAAGAGCCAGACCGCCCGCGGCCTCGCCACCCTGCGCTCGATGCTCGGCGCGCCGGAGTCCCGCCTCGCACGTACGGAGGACCACTGA
- a CDS encoding LuxR C-terminal-related transcriptional regulator, with amino-acid sequence MPGLTKRQSEIAVLAAQRLTNREIAERLVVSIRTVANTSTPSTSARASSPGRPLCRRVGGRRGGSALPRAGRRAGGRCGGGVRSSMPRWRMPRRWGSTGVRRRSR; translated from the coding sequence CTGCCTGGTCTCACCAAGCGGCAGAGCGAGATCGCGGTGCTGGCGGCGCAGAGGCTGACCAACCGCGAGATCGCCGAGCGCCTGGTGGTCTCGATCCGCACGGTCGCCAACACCTCTACACCGTCTACGAGCGCACGGGCGTCCTCGCCGGGACGTCCCCTTTGCCGGAGGGTTGGAGGTCGTCGCGGAGGTTCTGCACTGCCGCGTGCCGGTCGGAGAGCTGGCGGGCGATGCGGCGGTGGCGTGAGGAGTTCGATGCCGCGCTGGCGGATGCCCAGGCGCTGGGGCTCAACCGGGGTGCGTCGTCGCAGCAGATGA
- a CDS encoding HAD family hydrolase, translating to MILSLPPGEVGSYLFDCDGTIADSMPLRFLAWQQALSEWGCEFSEELFYAWGGRAVVDIITDLNARQGLTMPVLAVARRGEELCQEMLPQLTAVPGVLEHIEAEFGRIPFAVVSGSSRESVTATLTALALLDKFEVMVCAGEYPRAKPAPDPFLLAAQQLGVDPKHCLVFEDADNGIQAAQAAGMAWVHVPPPGRR from the coding sequence GTGATCTTGAGTCTTCCCCCCGGTGAGGTCGGCTCCTACCTCTTCGACTGCGACGGGACCATAGCCGATTCCATGCCGCTGCGCTTTCTCGCTTGGCAGCAGGCGTTGAGCGAGTGGGGATGTGAGTTCTCCGAAGAACTGTTCTACGCGTGGGGCGGTCGGGCGGTGGTCGACATCATCACCGACCTCAATGCAAGACAGGGGCTGACCATGCCGGTGCTGGCCGTCGCTCGCCGCGGTGAGGAGCTCTGCCAGGAGATGCTGCCCCAGCTGACCGCAGTGCCCGGCGTGCTCGAGCACATCGAAGCTGAATTCGGACGCATCCCGTTCGCTGTCGTATCTGGTAGCAGTCGTGAGTCGGTGACGGCTACGCTGACCGCCCTGGCACTGCTCGACAAGTTCGAGGTGATGGTCTGCGCCGGCGAGTATCCGCGGGCTAAACCCGCCCCGGACCCGTTTCTGCTAGCAGCCCAGCAGTTGGGCGTCGACCCGAAGCACTGTTTGGTCTTTGAGGACGCCGACAACGGGATCCAGGCTGCTCAGGCCGCTGGCATGGCTTGGGTCCACGTTCCCCCGCCAGGGCGGCGCTGA
- a CDS encoding lanthionine synthetase LanC family protein yields MSPMEAAEQAARWIRACGIDDGRGRHWRAGERPALPHRPASLYSGAAGIVLFFLELAAATGDDSYLEDAEQGARYLSAVWTEQSDPTFHDGLAGVVFALMESGWAIDDSFTRAAAGAADLLAAAGPAWTGDPSQRGDGGIILTLLHASALLGEPAYERVAVEAGLRIAALPVPGHRFGAQPPADLPVDAVTPGFLSGTAGTAFLLARLHAVTGDPRFLEAATSGAGFVRAVSEVTGSCALVPHHVPQGRHLHYLGFCSGSAGVARMFHELGDSDWVDRLVHGILTSGVPYRETPGFWNVMCQCCGAAGLLELSVGLWERDDCRAFARVLGEHLVRAQRDGRWWQAYRRLRPREITADTGYLVGAAGIGAALLHLDAAERGDARRLILLPDNPFPLAMRSAQP; encoded by the coding sequence ATGAGCCCGATGGAGGCCGCCGAGCAGGCGGCCCGGTGGATTCGCGCGTGCGGGATCGACGACGGCAGAGGCCGCCACTGGCGGGCCGGAGAGCGGCCGGCGCTCCCGCACCGGCCCGCCTCGCTCTACTCGGGCGCGGCCGGCATCGTGCTGTTCTTCCTCGAGCTCGCCGCCGCCACCGGCGACGACTCCTATCTGGAGGACGCCGAGCAGGGCGCCCGATACCTGTCGGCCGTCTGGACCGAGCAGAGCGACCCGACCTTCCACGACGGCCTGGCGGGCGTCGTGTTCGCGCTGATGGAGTCGGGCTGGGCCATCGACGACTCCTTCACCCGCGCCGCCGCCGGCGCCGCCGACCTGCTCGCCGCCGCGGGGCCGGCCTGGACGGGAGACCCGAGCCAGCGCGGCGACGGCGGCATCATCCTCACCCTCCTGCACGCCTCGGCCCTGCTCGGCGAGCCCGCCTACGAGCGGGTCGCCGTCGAGGCGGGCCTGCGCATCGCCGCCCTTCCCGTCCCCGGCCACCGCTTCGGCGCGCAGCCGCCCGCCGACCTGCCCGTCGACGCGGTCACACCCGGCTTCCTCTCGGGTACGGCCGGCACCGCGTTCCTGCTGGCCCGCCTGCACGCCGTGACCGGCGACCCCCGCTTCCTCGAGGCGGCCACCAGCGGAGCGGGTTTCGTCCGGGCGGTCAGCGAAGTGACGGGCTCGTGCGCGCTCGTGCCCCACCACGTGCCGCAGGGCCGTCACCTGCACTACCTGGGCTTCTGCTCGGGCTCGGCGGGGGTGGCCAGGATGTTCCACGAGCTGGGCGACTCCGACTGGGTGGACCGGCTGGTCCACGGCATCCTCACCAGCGGCGTGCCGTACCGGGAGACTCCCGGGTTCTGGAACGTCATGTGCCAGTGCTGCGGCGCGGCGGGGCTGCTGGAGCTGTCCGTCGGGCTGTGGGAGCGCGACGACTGCCGCGCGTTCGCCCGCGTGCTGGGTGAGCACCTGGTGCGCGCGCAGCGCGACGGACGCTGGTGGCAGGCCTACCGCAGGCTGCGGCCGCGCGAGATCACCGCCGACACCGGCTACCTGGTCGGCGCGGCGGGCATCGGCGCCGCGCTGCTGCACCTGGACGCGGCCGAGCGCGGCGACGCACGCAGGCTGATCCTGCTGCCCGACAACCCCTTCCCGCTGGCGATGCGGTCAGCACAGCCGTGA
- a CDS encoding AAA family ATPase, producing the protein MTNIDHAAAHALAVNLAKVYDAVSTKIAEDNAASPLVARVTGHLGCTLGDVVVVEEKYRLWEHAGLQIGADRYLAAHSPGARWFGVVGGERRWESVINMLLYAMRDGSRLLGRPDYGTAPIGPAESMEVMQLGLVETVAPDGSPVVMVVSNVEEYDGHSLLTVLSVSRAAATAVRDEVERLKRLHDPFRGQVLSFGFSEHRDNELLTFLPRPELTPEEVVLPEGRLEAVEDHIVGIAQVREQLVAAGQHLRRGLLLYGPPGTGKTHTVRYLVGRLREHTAILMSGPGMRRLDLAVALARKLQPSIVVIEDVDLIAEDRSQFETSPLLFSLLDAMDGISGDADVSFVLTTNRVEALERALVQRPGRVDLAVEVPPPSAPDRERLVRLYARSRPIEADVAKVVAATEGATGAFVKELLRRVIMLAIRAGDHALTDDHFDTAFQAMSGDAQALTRSLLGAGAERVERTPSRLC; encoded by the coding sequence GTGACGAACATCGACCACGCCGCCGCGCACGCGCTCGCCGTGAACCTGGCCAAGGTCTACGACGCGGTCTCGACGAAGATCGCCGAGGACAACGCCGCCTCGCCGCTGGTGGCCAGGGTGACCGGCCACCTCGGCTGCACGCTGGGCGACGTGGTCGTGGTGGAGGAGAAGTACCGCCTGTGGGAGCACGCGGGCCTCCAGATCGGCGCCGACCGCTACCTGGCCGCCCACTCCCCCGGCGCCCGGTGGTTCGGCGTGGTGGGCGGCGAGCGCCGCTGGGAGAGCGTCATCAACATGCTGCTGTACGCCATGCGCGACGGCAGCCGCCTGCTCGGCCGGCCCGACTACGGCACCGCGCCGATCGGGCCCGCCGAGAGCATGGAGGTGATGCAGCTCGGCCTGGTGGAGACGGTGGCGCCCGACGGCTCGCCGGTGGTGATGGTGGTCAGCAACGTCGAGGAGTACGACGGCCACTCGCTGCTGACCGTGCTGTCGGTGTCGCGGGCGGCCGCCACGGCGGTGCGGGACGAGGTCGAGCGGCTCAAGCGCCTGCACGACCCGTTCAGGGGGCAGGTGCTGAGCTTCGGTTTCAGCGAGCACAGGGACAACGAGCTGCTCACCTTCCTGCCCAGGCCCGAGCTCACCCCCGAGGAGGTGGTGCTGCCCGAGGGCCGGCTCGAGGCGGTCGAGGACCACATCGTCGGCATCGCCCAGGTGCGCGAGCAGCTCGTCGCGGCCGGCCAGCACCTGCGCAGGGGCCTGCTGCTCTACGGCCCGCCCGGCACCGGCAAGACCCACACCGTGCGCTACCTGGTGGGCCGGTTGCGCGAGCACACCGCGATCCTGATGTCCGGCCCGGGTATGCGCCGCCTCGACCTGGCGGTCGCGCTCGCCCGCAAGCTGCAGCCGTCCATCGTGGTGATCGAGGACGTCGACCTCATCGCCGAGGACCGCAGCCAGTTCGAGACCTCTCCGCTGCTGTTCTCGCTGCTGGACGCCATGGACGGCATCTCAGGAGACGCGGACGTGTCGTTCGTGCTCACCACCAACAGGGTGGAGGCGCTGGAGCGGGCCCTGGTGCAGCGGCCCGGCCGGGTGGATCTGGCGGTGGAGGTGCCGCCGCCGTCCGCGCCGGACAGGGAGCGGCTGGTCCGCCTCTACGCCCGCAGCCGGCCGATCGAGGCGGACGTCGCCAAGGTGGTCGCGGCGACCGAGGGCGCCACCGGCGCCTTCGTCAAGGAGCTGCTGCGGCGGGTGATCATGCTGGCGATCAGGGCGGGCGACCACGCGCTGACCGACGACCACTTCGACACCGCCTTCCAGGCGATGTCGGGCGACGCGCAGGCGCTGACCAGGTCGCTGCTCGGCGCGGGCGCGGAGCGTGTGGAGCGCACCCCTTCACGGCTGTGCTGA
- a CDS encoding CHAT domain-containing protein has protein sequence MSLPRVRVVVEDQWVRVVHEGTVLAGPYELGPVEAREECSSAADVAAYGRALFDALLAPAWPAVTALPEVRAAGGAELALVWPAGSDLHRWLWEAMHDGEHHLAARPDLLLAITRLVPGGPAVPESAARAPRVLFATGAALTDEVIRPGAMFMGLLRALDADGVAVTRVAHVSADDLAEVCASFRPDIVHLVAHGSVDEDGESVLMLRGSWAGAAELAAALTAGGPVRAVVLGACHSGAGFAAELVAAGVPLVSAIAGEISERACRLFARRLAGALSGGEPVVAASAKGRRAALIGTPRDHLDWARPALFVAEGLDATRPLVDASAGRRLVRWADELRLRHKPLHIGRERILDQVDRLFTDELGLLVACRDGTIRRTGGTRLLREAGFRLLRDGHVPLFVGPFSGTAPQNARELLRELYFLAAEAAETLGGPPPRVYGRQPGGFDEAFEWIDALGDPDPRAARRTLAADLAALGDSLAGLCEPFGPHTRVVVLMDGLHAFGDALTALLAMIRATGLGTAQRPVPVVATASLTEDHGRLLKSFSEREAGAPGFAFPELTALGEEEAVLGFQWVLLHPWRRDREPEYRRVYVTPKHVPPAKIREGLRLLKGDPTVVEDKLYLAAQLMTLHELFVTDDDEAAYADYLERFG, from the coding sequence GTGAGCCTGCCCCGCGTCCGCGTCGTCGTCGAAGACCAGTGGGTGCGGGTGGTCCATGAGGGCACCGTGCTGGCGGGGCCGTACGAACTGGGGCCCGTCGAGGCGCGGGAGGAGTGCTCCTCGGCCGCGGACGTGGCGGCCTACGGCAGGGCGCTGTTCGACGCGCTGCTGGCGCCCGCGTGGCCGGCCGTGACGGCGCTGCCCGAGGTCCGCGCGGCCGGCGGGGCGGAGCTGGCGCTGGTGTGGCCGGCGGGCAGCGACCTGCACCGATGGCTGTGGGAGGCCATGCACGACGGCGAGCACCACCTGGCCGCCAGGCCCGACCTGCTGCTGGCGATCACCAGGCTGGTGCCCGGCGGCCCTGCCGTGCCGGAGAGCGCGGCACGGGCGCCGAGGGTGCTGTTCGCCACGGGCGCCGCTCTCACCGACGAGGTGATCAGGCCCGGCGCCATGTTCATGGGACTGCTGCGCGCGCTCGACGCCGACGGCGTGGCCGTCACGCGCGTCGCCCACGTGTCGGCCGACGATCTCGCCGAGGTGTGCGCGAGCTTCCGGCCCGACATCGTCCATCTGGTGGCCCACGGCTCCGTCGACGAGGACGGCGAGTCGGTGCTGATGCTGCGCGGCTCCTGGGCGGGCGCCGCCGAGCTGGCCGCCGCGCTCACCGCGGGAGGACCGGTACGGGCGGTCGTGCTCGGCGCCTGCCACAGCGGCGCGGGCTTCGCCGCCGAGCTGGTCGCGGCGGGCGTCCCACTGGTGTCGGCGATCGCGGGCGAGATCAGCGAGCGGGCCTGCCGGCTGTTCGCCCGCAGGCTGGCCGGCGCGCTGTCGGGCGGCGAGCCCGTCGTGGCGGCATCGGCCAAGGGCCGCAGGGCCGCGCTGATCGGCACCCCTCGCGACCACCTCGACTGGGCCAGGCCCGCGCTGTTCGTGGCCGAAGGGCTCGACGCCACCAGGCCGCTGGTCGACGCCTCGGCGGGACGGCGCCTGGTGCGCTGGGCCGACGAGCTGAGGCTGCGCCACAAACCCCTGCACATCGGCCGCGAGCGCATCCTCGACCAGGTCGACAGGCTCTTCACCGACGAGCTCGGCCTGCTCGTCGCCTGCCGCGACGGCACCATCCGCAGGACGGGCGGCACCAGGCTGCTGCGCGAGGCGGGCTTCAGGCTGCTGCGCGACGGCCACGTCCCGCTGTTCGTCGGCCCCTTCAGCGGCACGGCCCCGCAGAACGCCCGCGAACTCCTGCGCGAGCTGTACTTCCTGGCCGCGGAGGCCGCCGAGACGCTCGGCGGGCCCCCACCCCGCGTGTACGGCAGGCAGCCCGGCGGCTTCGACGAGGCCTTCGAGTGGATCGACGCCCTCGGCGACCCCGACCCCCGCGCGGCCCGCCGTACCCTGGCCGCCGATCTGGCCGCGCTCGGCGACTCCCTCGCGGGCCTGTGCGAGCCGTTCGGCCCGCACACCCGCGTCGTCGTGCTCATGGACGGCCTGCACGCCTTCGGCGACGCGCTCACCGCGCTGCTGGCCATGATCCGCGCCACCGGGCTCGGCACCGCGCAGCGGCCCGTCCCCGTGGTGGCCACCGCCTCGCTCACCGAGGACCACGGCCGCCTGCTGAAGTCCTTCAGCGAGAGAGAGGCGGGAGCGCCGGGCTTCGCCTTCCCCGAGCTGACCGCGCTCGGCGAGGAGGAGGCGGTGCTCGGCTTCCAATGGGTGCTGCTGCACCCGTGGCGGCGCGACAGGGAGCCTGAGTACCGGCGCGTGTACGTGACACCCAAGCACGTGCCGCCCGCGAAGATCCGTGAGGGACTGCGGCTGCTGAAGGGCGACCCGACGGTCGTGGAGGACAAGCTCTACCTCGCCGCCCAGCTGATGACCCTGCACGAGCTGTTCGTCACCGACGACGACGAGGCAGCCTACGCCGACTACCTGGAGCGGTTCGGATGA
- a CDS encoding DNA polymerase beta superfamily protein codes for MTLPPWLDQIPREQPYPLAFATVSGAHLYGFPSADSDVDLRGVHVLPVEEIVGLRTGDETIDRSWLRSGVEVDLVTHDLLKFCRLLLRRNGYVLEQLLSPLVVASSPVHEELVSLAPGLVTRNHGHHYLGFARTQWRLFGKTGELKPLLYTFRVLATGIHLMRTGALEADLTRLFGYVPGYLPELVAAKREAEHAPAPALATSATAEEDVARLTAELEQAMAASRLPEAASVDAAVHDLVVRTRLR; via the coding sequence CAGCCGTACCCGCTGGCCTTCGCGACGGTCAGCGGCGCCCATCTGTACGGCTTCCCCTCCGCCGACTCCGACGTGGACCTGCGCGGTGTGCACGTGCTGCCGGTCGAGGAGATCGTCGGGCTGCGGACCGGCGACGAGACGATCGACAGGTCGTGGCTGCGCTCGGGCGTCGAGGTCGACCTGGTGACGCACGACCTGCTGAAGTTCTGCCGGCTGCTGTTGCGCCGCAACGGCTACGTGCTGGAGCAGCTGCTGTCGCCGCTGGTGGTGGCCTCCTCGCCGGTGCACGAGGAGCTGGTCTCGCTCGCGCCCGGCCTGGTGACCCGCAACCACGGCCACCACTACCTCGGTTTCGCGCGCACGCAGTGGCGGCTGTTCGGCAAGACGGGAGAGCTCAAGCCGTTGCTCTACACCTTCAGGGTGCTGGCCACCGGCATCCACCTGATGCGCACGGGAGCGCTGGAGGCCGACCTGACCAGGCTGTTCGGCTACGTCCCCGGGTACCTGCCCGAGCTGGTGGCGGCCAAGCGCGAGGCCGAGCACGCCCCCGCGCCCGCTCTGGCCACCTCCGCGACGGCCGAGGAGGACGTGGCGCGGCTGACGGCCGAGCTTGAGCAGGCCATGGCCGCCTCCCGGCTGCCCGAGGCCGCGAGCGTCGACGCCGCCGTGCACGATCTGGTGGTGCGGACCAGGCTCAGGTGA